The Pogona vitticeps strain Pit_001003342236 chromosome 3, PviZW2.1, whole genome shotgun sequence genome includes a window with the following:
- the TMSB4X gene encoding thymosin beta-4, producing MSDKPDMAEIEKFDKSKLKKTETQEKNPLPSKETIEQEKQAGES from the exons ATGTCTGACAAACCAGATATGGCTGAAATTGAGAAATTTGACAAGTCTAAGTTGAAGAAGACAGAAACGCAAGAGAAGAACCCACTGCCTTCAAAAGAAA CAATTGAACAGGAGAAGCAGGCGGGTGAATCGTAA